The following are from one region of the Dreissena polymorpha isolate Duluth1 chromosome 2, UMN_Dpol_1.0, whole genome shotgun sequence genome:
- the LOC127867075 gene encoding uncharacterized protein DDB_G0285291-like, with product MGWTIKIALLLVSMVAIDCQRFGPSQFSSSGQQQGIPVPLGHSGTSAFLQSGIQSGSGRMVHHTSGQGIRSSPDAVHVQVVQQQQQQQQQQQQQQLQHLIQPIYQQQQQQPQGIIIQPQQQQQQFVVQQAAPVQHVFQQTPVQQPVQTVMLQQAPSQQHFAHAPVQQHSFSGMPGMPMMGGMMGAMDPMSAMMGAMGGMGMGAMAMGMPFMSYDTLEDMLDLPDRRMMPGVATGVAAGASVATGSMMPSVAGVPGVPNPAGLVSAGIPQSALPAPVVSAAVQPIGSGAHAASSTSHGTSSTGGINPSVIASALQTALSRVQQRGATAGNNNNQILG from the exons ATGGGCTGGACAATTAAAATTGCGCTGCTCTTGGTTTCCATGGTTGCCATAGACTGTCAGAGATTT gGTCCCAGTCAGTTTAGTTCGTCGGGCCAGCAGCAAG GAATCCCTGTTCCATTAGGGCATTCCGGTACGTCAGCATTCCTTCAGAGTGGAATCCAGTCAGGGTCCGGCAGGATGGTCCACCACACTTCCGGTCAAG GTATTAGAAGTAGCCCAGATGCAGTACACGTCCAGGTGgttcagcagcagcagcagcagcagcaacagcagcagcaacaacaattACAACATTTGATCCAACCTATTTaccagcaacaacaacaacaaccccaGGGCATTATAATTCAAccgcagcagcaacagcagcagtttGTAGTTCAGCAAGCAGCCCCGGTACAGCACGTATTCCAACAG ACGCCTGTTCAGCAACCAGTCCAGACGGTCATGCTTCAGCAGGCACCAAGTCAGCAGCACTTTGCGCATGCGCCAGTACAACAACACTCGTTTTCCGGTATGCCAGGCATGCCAATGATGGGAG GCATGATGGGGGCGATGGACCCGATGTCAGCCATGATGGGTGCGATGGGCGGAATGGGTATGGGGGCCATGGCCATGGGAATGCCCTTCATGTCTTATGACACGCTTGAAGACATGCTCGACCTTCCTGATCGCAGGATGATGCCGGGCGTAGCGACGGGCGTCGCCGCGGGTGCTTCAGTGGCGACCGGAAGTATGATGCCGAGCGTCGCAGGCGTGCCAGGAGTTCCAAACCCTGCTGGCCTCGTTTCAGCGGGAATTCCCCAGTCCGCGCTCCCAGCTCCAGTCGTTTCAGCCGCTGTTCAGCCAATCGGAAGTGGCGCCCATGCCGCTTCTTCCACCAGCCATGGGACTTCTTCCACCGGTGGTATTAACCCCTCGGTGATAGCATCCGCCCTGCAGACGGCGCTTAGTCGAGTGCAGCAACGCGGCGCTACCGCCGgaaacaacaacaatcaaatTCTTggttga